Proteins encoded in a region of the Cytobacillus pseudoceanisediminis genome:
- a CDS encoding substrate-binding domain-containing protein has protein sequence MKGIKSVLTLLIVLTLLFITGCSGDTASSEEDTVKIGVLASLTGPLETYGKQTVAGFELGLDYATEGSNEVAGKKVEFIVEDTETKPDVAVRKATKLLEEDEVDFLVGSSSSGDTLAVLPLAEEYEKIMVVEPAVADSITGQNWNKYIFRTGRNSSQDAVAGAAAIAEKNVKIATFAQDNAYGREGIAAFKEGAEKLGATIVNEQYADPNSTDFTANIQSIINEKPDYLYIVWAGSNAPWKQLKDMQLEEQGIKISTAAQDIASLKTMDSLIGMSGFSIYYHTLPDNEVNDWLVEEHKKKFDGEIPDLFTAGGMTAAISIVEALKKTEGDKDVDGLISTMENMEFETPKGTMKFRAEDHQAMQSLYAVTLEEQEGVDHPVPVLMRELNMEETEPPVRNGK, from the coding sequence GTGAAAGGCATTAAGTCTGTTTTAACTCTCTTAATCGTACTCACTCTTTTATTCATTACCGGATGTTCCGGAGACACAGCAAGTTCAGAAGAAGATACGGTTAAAATTGGTGTTCTAGCCTCCTTAACCGGTCCTCTCGAGACGTACGGAAAGCAAACAGTTGCCGGATTTGAGCTGGGGCTCGATTATGCAACCGAGGGATCCAATGAAGTAGCCGGCAAAAAGGTTGAGTTCATTGTGGAAGATACAGAAACAAAGCCGGATGTAGCAGTAAGAAAAGCAACGAAGCTGCTGGAAGAGGATGAGGTAGATTTCTTAGTGGGTTCATCAAGCTCTGGAGACACTCTTGCCGTCTTGCCGCTCGCTGAAGAATACGAAAAAATTATGGTGGTTGAGCCTGCTGTAGCAGATAGCATCACTGGACAGAACTGGAACAAGTATATCTTCAGGACAGGAAGAAATTCGTCTCAGGATGCTGTTGCCGGTGCGGCAGCAATCGCTGAAAAAAATGTGAAAATCGCGACCTTCGCACAGGATAATGCCTACGGCCGGGAAGGAATCGCCGCTTTTAAAGAAGGAGCCGAGAAGCTCGGTGCCACTATTGTGAATGAACAGTATGCAGACCCGAATTCCACTGACTTCACAGCGAATATTCAAAGCATCATAAATGAAAAGCCTGATTATCTTTATATCGTCTGGGCAGGATCCAATGCACCATGGAAACAGTTAAAGGATATGCAGCTGGAAGAGCAGGGTATAAAAATTTCCACAGCCGCACAGGACATTGCTTCCCTAAAAACGATGGATTCCTTAATTGGCATGAGCGGTTTTTCCATTTATTATCATACCCTTCCGGATAATGAAGTGAACGACTGGCTGGTGGAGGAGCATAAGAAAAAATTTGACGGTGAAATTCCGGACCTGTTTACAGCAGGCGGAATGACAGCTGCCATTTCCATTGTAGAGGCACTAAAGAAAACTGAAGGCGATAAAGATGTGGATGGGTTGATCAGCACAATGGAAAACATGGAATTTGAGACACCGAAAGGAACGATGAAATTCCGTGCTGAGGATCATCAGGCAATGCAGTCTTTGTATGCAGTAACTCTCGAGGAACAGGAAGGCGTAGATCATCCGGTACCGGTCCTGATGAGGGAATTAAATATGGAAGAAACCGAGCCGCCAGTCCGGAATGGCAAGTAA
- a CDS encoding branched-chain amino acid ABC transporter permease, producing the protein MEVFINLLVNGVSTGLLIFLLAAGLTLIFGLMSVLNFAHGGLFVWGAFSGAWIFKETNSFLLAIVGAVAVGMVLGWVLERFLIRPVYGNHVRQLLITLGGMLVLSESIKIFWGPNPIRVNLPAWLEGSYQFDGIIIIKYRVFVIVVGLLLYLALWLLLSRTQIGLMIRAGVLDKEMVQALGINVKGLFTFVFLLGAGLAALGGALLAPYSGVVFAEMGMQYAILAFIVVIIGGMGSLQGSALASLIVGVAGAFMAYYMPDLSLALNMLLLAIVLLVKPTGLLGEKGSAV; encoded by the coding sequence ATGGAAGTCTTTATTAATTTATTGGTCAATGGGGTTTCAACAGGGCTTTTGATATTCCTTCTGGCTGCTGGACTTACCTTAATCTTTGGACTGATGAGTGTATTGAACTTCGCCCATGGCGGATTATTCGTCTGGGGCGCTTTCTCAGGAGCGTGGATCTTTAAAGAAACAAACAGTTTTCTATTAGCGATAGTGGGTGCAGTTGCAGTCGGAATGGTCTTGGGCTGGGTATTGGAGAGATTCCTGATCCGTCCTGTCTATGGGAATCATGTGAGACAGCTGCTGATTACATTAGGCGGGATGCTGGTATTATCGGAAAGCATCAAAATCTTCTGGGGGCCAAACCCGATAAGGGTAAACCTGCCAGCGTGGCTTGAAGGGAGCTATCAGTTTGATGGAATCATAATCATAAAATACCGTGTGTTTGTGATTGTGGTTGGATTGCTCCTGTATCTGGCATTATGGCTTTTGCTCAGCCGTACGCAGATTGGACTTATGATCAGGGCTGGAGTGCTTGATAAGGAAATGGTTCAGGCGCTCGGAATCAATGTCAAGGGTCTTTTTACATTCGTATTCCTGCTTGGTGCTGGATTGGCTGCTTTAGGAGGAGCGCTATTGGCGCCGTATTCCGGAGTCGTTTTTGCGGAAATGGGTATGCAGTATGCCATACTGGCTTTTATTGTGGTCATCATTGGCGGAATGGGCAGTCTGCAGGGATCGGCACTGGCTTCCCTGATCGTAGGAGTAGCGGGTGCGTTTATGGCTTATTATATGCCTGATTTGTCACTGGCATTGAATATGCTCCTATTGGCCATTGTATTATTAGTAAAACCAACAGGGCTGCTGGGAGAAAAGGGGAGTGCCGTATGA
- a CDS encoding Vgb family protein, translating into MEFKLQEIDLASKDTGPYGIAVSDKGEVWFTQHKANKISCIGLDGELTEYPLPTPDAKVMCVIVSSKGEVWFTENAANNIGRITKEGTIQEYPLPHPGSAPYGITEGSNGEIWFTEMNGNRIGRIKDDGSIHEYNLPIQGSYPAFITLGSDDALWFTENQNNAIGRITENGEVTEYTIPTPASGPVGITKGNDGALWFVEIIGNKIGRINTSGEITEYEIPTPNARPHAITAGAGNDLWFTEWGANKIGRITDNNMIEEYPIETPNAEPHGISSSDGKTIWFALECDRIGKITIMND; encoded by the coding sequence ATGGAATTTAAATTACAGGAAATAGATCTTGCCAGTAAAGATACAGGTCCATACGGAATCGCTGTTTCAGACAAGGGAGAGGTCTGGTTTACACAGCATAAAGCCAATAAGATAAGCTGCATTGGGTTGGATGGGGAATTGACAGAATACCCGCTGCCGACACCCGATGCAAAGGTCATGTGTGTAATAGTGTCGTCAAAAGGAGAGGTCTGGTTTACCGAAAATGCAGCCAACAACATTGGGAGAATAACAAAAGAAGGCACTATTCAGGAATATCCCTTGCCCCATCCAGGTTCAGCACCCTATGGAATTACAGAAGGGTCAAACGGAGAGATATGGTTTACTGAAATGAATGGAAATCGTATTGGGCGGATTAAGGATGACGGTTCTATCCATGAATACAATCTTCCTATTCAAGGTTCGTACCCAGCATTTATTACGCTGGGATCTGATGATGCCCTATGGTTCACAGAAAACCAAAATAACGCGATCGGAAGAATTACTGAAAATGGAGAAGTGACAGAGTATACAATTCCAACTCCAGCATCTGGACCGGTTGGGATTACAAAAGGAAACGATGGTGCACTCTGGTTTGTCGAGATTATCGGCAATAAAATTGGACGTATTAACACATCTGGAGAAATAACGGAATATGAAATTCCCACCCCGAATGCCCGCCCGCATGCCATCACAGCTGGGGCAGGCAACGATTTATGGTTCACAGAATGGGGAGCAAATAAGATTGGAAGAATTACAGACAATAATATGATTGAGGAGTATCCGATTGAAACCCCTAATGCTGAACCGCATGGCATTTCAAGCAGTGATGGGAAGACCATATGGTTTGCATTGGAGTGTGACAGGATTGGGAAAATCACTATAATGAATGATTGA
- a CDS encoding ABC transporter ATP-binding protein, which translates to MSLLKLDNLETYLGQYHILQGVSMSVEEGSITVLFGRNGAGKTTTLRTIMGFNSSTTGSVHYHDQKISGIPTHLISRKGIGYVPENQGMFSALTVEETLYLAKAKSTGETEEKMEWMLELFPDLKKFWSKKSGLLSGGQKQMLAIARAYINGDGLLLIDEPSKGLSPIMVEKLMESILKMKEKTTILLVEQNFLMASEIGDYFYIMDDGKIVHDGSMQDLKEDKESCQKYLGIA; encoded by the coding sequence GTGAGTCTATTAAAACTGGATAATCTGGAGACCTATTTGGGTCAATATCACATTCTTCAGGGTGTGTCCATGTCTGTGGAAGAGGGAAGCATCACCGTTCTCTTCGGGAGAAATGGCGCAGGCAAAACGACAACACTGCGGACCATCATGGGCTTTAACTCATCCACCACGGGTTCCGTGCATTATCACGATCAGAAGATCAGTGGAATCCCTACCCACCTTATCTCCAGAAAAGGAATCGGCTATGTGCCGGAAAATCAGGGAATGTTCAGTGCGCTGACAGTAGAAGAAACCCTGTATCTGGCCAAGGCAAAGAGCACAGGTGAGACAGAGGAAAAAATGGAGTGGATGTTGGAGCTCTTCCCGGATTTGAAGAAGTTCTGGAGCAAGAAAAGCGGATTGCTTTCCGGCGGACAAAAACAGATGCTTGCCATTGCCAGAGCCTATATCAATGGAGATGGACTCCTGCTGATAGATGAACCTAGCAAAGGACTTTCACCCATTATGGTGGAAAAACTCATGGAATCTATTCTGAAAATGAAGGAAAAAACAACGATACTGCTTGTGGAACAGAATTTCCTAATGGCGAGTGAAATCGGCGATTACTTTTACATTATGGACGACGGAAAAATAGTCCATGATGGCAGCATGCAGGATCTTAAGGAAGACAAGGAATCCTGTCAGAAATACTTGGGCATCGCGTAA
- a CDS encoding o-succinylbenzoate--CoA ligase — protein MKGIAYWIQKWAYTHPDRTAVITDNEKVSYRQLDRMVDSAAAKIQEKLQGGKGERIAILSHNRIEYIVLLFAIAKAECVAVPLNIRLSATELVFQLNDSGSKVIFAEKENAEFAASLIEQSELQSMEFMEDLYQGTQTSFVNENTINEEAPYIICYTSGTTGKPKGAVLTQSNMFWNAVNNKLAIDLTSEDRSIVLLPLFHIGGIGLFAFPALFSGGTIVIPGKFEPEKAMSMIQEHKVTIVMGVPTIHQALLTSPSFQTADLSAVRWFYNGGAPCPRELIDAYFDRGFLFGQGFGMTETSPTLFMLTKEDAPRKKGSIGKPVLFSEYKLIDSDGKEVEKGEVGELAVRGPNIMKEYWNRPDATKDSLKDGWLLTGDLAKTDDEGFLYIVGRKKEMIISGGENIYPLEVEQVISQLRDVVEVAVVGNADPLWGEVPEAFIVKRNGSALTEGDVIQYCQGKLAKYKIPKKVTFLNGLPKNATGKIQKTQLLVRG, from the coding sequence ATGAAAGGGATTGCCTATTGGATTCAGAAATGGGCATACACACATCCAGATCGAACAGCAGTCATAACAGATAACGAAAAGGTGTCCTACAGGCAGCTGGATAGAATGGTCGATTCAGCTGCCGCGAAGATTCAGGAAAAGCTGCAAGGAGGAAAAGGGGAGCGCATCGCCATTCTGTCGCACAACCGGATTGAATACATAGTCCTCCTTTTTGCCATTGCAAAGGCAGAATGTGTGGCGGTCCCGCTCAATATTCGGCTAAGTGCAACGGAACTGGTTTTCCAGCTCAACGATAGCGGTTCAAAGGTGATCTTTGCTGAAAAAGAAAATGCTGAGTTTGCAGCCTCCCTTATTGAACAAAGCGAACTCCAGAGTATGGAGTTTATGGAGGACTTATACCAGGGTACTCAAACAAGCTTTGTGAATGAAAATACGATTAATGAAGAAGCTCCATACATTATCTGCTACACCTCGGGGACCACCGGCAAACCGAAAGGGGCCGTACTGACACAGAGCAATATGTTCTGGAATGCGGTCAATAACAAACTCGCGATTGATTTAACATCAGAGGACCGCAGCATTGTGCTCCTTCCGCTGTTTCATATTGGCGGAATTGGACTATTTGCATTTCCGGCCCTGTTTTCAGGGGGAACGATCGTCATTCCCGGAAAGTTTGAGCCTGAAAAGGCGATGTCGATGATCCAGGAGCATAAGGTGACCATCGTGATGGGTGTTCCGACCATTCATCAGGCACTGCTGACAAGTCCATCATTCCAAACGGCTGATTTAAGCGCAGTCCGCTGGTTCTATAATGGAGGAGCACCATGTCCGCGTGAATTAATAGATGCCTATTTTGATAGAGGATTCCTGTTCGGCCAGGGCTTTGGAATGACCGAAACCTCTCCTACTCTATTTATGCTTACAAAAGAAGACGCACCGCGAAAGAAGGGATCGATCGGCAAGCCGGTATTATTTTCCGAATATAAGCTGATCGATTCTGACGGTAAGGAGGTTGAAAAAGGAGAAGTTGGCGAGCTTGCGGTGAGAGGGCCAAATATTATGAAGGAATATTGGAACCGGCCTGATGCCACGAAGGATTCATTGAAAGATGGCTGGCTTCTGACAGGCGATTTAGCGAAAACGGATGATGAAGGTTTTCTTTACATTGTAGGCAGGAAGAAAGAAATGATCATTTCAGGCGGAGAAAATATATACCCCCTTGAAGTAGAGCAAGTGATCAGCCAATTAAGAGATGTTGTTGAAGTTGCCGTGGTTGGGAATGCTGATCCACTTTGGGGTGAAGTACCTGAAGCGTTTATTGTCAAACGAAATGGAAGCGCTTTAACAGAGGGGGATGTTATTCAATACTGTCAGGGGAAACTCGCAAAATATAAGATTCCGAAGAAGGTTACTTTTTTAAACGGGCTTCCGAAAAATGCCACGGGAAAAATACAGAAAACACAACTTTTAGTAAGAGGGTGA
- a CDS encoding ABC transporter ATP-binding protein has product MEKILETKSLSVSFGEHDVIKDVSLEIERGKLTSIIGPNGAGKTTLFNLLSGQIAPTKGEIYFKKDNVTKLSVPLRARRGIGRSFQLTNIFPELTVLENIRLAIQSSSKDYYSILPRLSFMSRQQEEAKAAMERCMLSGKEDVLAQDLAHGEKRKLELAMLLALKTELLLLDEPTAGISIEEIPAILEVIENIKKEGMYTIVLIEHKMEMVMHLSDTLVVLFNGELLASGNPKEIIKDQRVQTAYLGGLHRESIKTG; this is encoded by the coding sequence TTGGAAAAAATACTGGAAACAAAAAGCCTATCGGTTTCCTTTGGCGAGCATGATGTCATCAAAGATGTGAGCCTGGAAATAGAGCGAGGGAAACTGACGTCGATTATCGGTCCCAATGGGGCAGGCAAGACCACACTCTTTAACCTGCTGAGCGGTCAGATCGCTCCGACAAAAGGAGAGATTTATTTTAAAAAAGATAATGTAACCAAGCTTTCGGTACCCTTACGGGCGAGAAGGGGCATCGGCCGCTCCTTCCAGCTCACCAATATTTTTCCGGAGCTGACGGTCCTGGAAAATATCAGGCTGGCTATCCAGTCATCGAGCAAAGATTATTATTCGATCTTACCAAGGCTATCTTTCATGAGCCGCCAGCAGGAGGAAGCAAAAGCGGCCATGGAGCGGTGCATGCTAAGCGGCAAGGAAGATGTGCTGGCACAGGATCTGGCACATGGAGAAAAACGAAAACTGGAGCTGGCCATGCTGCTGGCTCTTAAAACAGAACTGCTTCTGCTCGATGAGCCGACGGCAGGCATATCGATTGAAGAGATCCCTGCGATTCTGGAAGTGATTGAGAACATTAAGAAGGAAGGCATGTACACGATTGTCTTAATCGAACACAAAATGGAAATGGTCATGCATCTGTCCGATACCCTTGTGGTGCTATTCAATGGAGAGCTCTTGGCCAGTGGCAATCCGAAGGAAATTATTAAGGATCAAAGAGTTCAGACGGCATATTTAGGAGGCTTGCACCGTGAGTCTATTAAAACTGGATAA
- a CDS encoding TetR/AcrR family transcriptional regulator, which yields MSVKNPTEEKVLTPRGIETREKLLKAAEEVFGQKGYFETSIVNISQEAKVAQGTFYNYFPSKKDIYDELIRSYSRDLRIAIKEGMAGSSTFEEAQRNGFFAFFSWVKNHPNLYSIVQQAVVVDQELFRWYYGKLANGFLKSLSQGVEAGEFKDLDQETVAYCLMSIGQFLGMRWVYWEKKEVPEEAFDAAMTLIFQGLKK from the coding sequence GTGTCAGTTAAAAATCCGACTGAGGAAAAAGTACTTACTCCAAGAGGAATTGAAACGCGTGAAAAACTGTTAAAAGCAGCTGAAGAGGTTTTTGGGCAGAAGGGATATTTTGAGACTTCCATCGTCAATATTTCACAGGAAGCCAAAGTCGCCCAGGGAACCTTCTATAACTATTTTCCTTCAAAGAAAGATATCTATGATGAATTAATCCGCAGCTACAGCCGGGATCTGCGCATTGCTATTAAGGAAGGAATGGCAGGAAGTTCTACATTTGAAGAAGCACAGCGAAATGGCTTTTTTGCTTTCTTCAGCTGGGTCAAAAATCATCCTAATTTATACAGCATTGTCCAGCAGGCTGTCGTGGTGGATCAGGAGCTGTTCCGCTGGTATTACGGGAAGCTCGCCAATGGATTTTTAAAGAGTTTGTCTCAAGGCGTAGAGGCTGGCGAATTTAAAGACCTTGACCAGGAGACAGTTGCTTATTGTTTAATGTCGATTGGACAGTTCCTCGGTATGAGATGGGTGTATTGGGAAAAGAAAGAAGTCCCTGAAGAGGCATTTGATGCTGCAATGACACTCATCTTTCAAGGACTAAAAAAGTAA
- a CDS encoding dicarboxylate/amino acid:cation symporter: MKKVLSNYKLTIFLLLSILIGGIAGVVFGPKTAVVKPFGDLFLNLLFMIIVPLVFFSIASSLANMGGMKRLGKIMAGIFTVFFITAVISAILGFIGISIVDPLKNTDISAIKSIMTEAAVDPEAEDVTFLGQLVQAFTVPDFQMLFSKNNMLQLIVFSILFGLATAMSGEKGKPIANLLSSGSAVMMKIVGFVMYYAPIGLGCYFATIIGELGPQILGGYVRVFVLYLVLTLIYFFGFFTLYAFAAGGKDGVKVFWKNAITPSVSAIATCSSAACIPINLAAVRKMGVPQDIAETMIPLGANTHKDGSVLGGVFKIVFLFSLFGKDMSSMTSILTILAVSFLVGAVMGAIPGGGMIGEMLILSVFGFPPEVLPIIAVISTIIDAPATLLNSAGNTVSAMMVSRFVEGKNWLKESLALK; this comes from the coding sequence ATGAAAAAGGTTCTTTCAAATTACAAACTAACCATCTTCCTGCTCCTTTCCATCCTGATCGGCGGAATTGCCGGAGTGGTTTTTGGCCCGAAGACAGCGGTTGTGAAGCCGTTTGGGGATTTATTCTTAAATTTATTGTTTATGATCATTGTCCCGCTCGTCTTCTTCAGCATCGCTTCAAGCCTGGCGAATATGGGCGGTATGAAAAGGCTCGGGAAAATCATGGCCGGAATTTTCACTGTGTTTTTCATTACGGCTGTTATTTCCGCTATTCTGGGCTTCATCGGAATTTCTATTGTGGATCCGCTGAAAAACACAGATATCTCTGCCATTAAGAGCATTATGACGGAGGCAGCTGTTGATCCTGAAGCAGAAGATGTCACGTTCCTGGGTCAGCTGGTTCAGGCGTTCACGGTGCCTGATTTCCAGATGCTGTTTTCGAAAAATAATATGCTGCAGCTGATTGTGTTCTCGATTTTATTCGGACTGGCAACTGCGATGTCTGGTGAAAAAGGCAAGCCGATTGCAAATCTTCTTTCTTCTGGTTCAGCTGTCATGATGAAGATTGTTGGATTTGTGATGTACTATGCACCGATTGGTCTTGGCTGTTACTTCGCAACCATCATTGGTGAGCTTGGCCCGCAGATTCTTGGCGGATATGTACGTGTGTTTGTCCTTTATCTTGTATTAACGCTAATCTACTTCTTTGGATTCTTTACGCTGTATGCCTTTGCGGCTGGCGGGAAGGATGGGGTCAAGGTGTTCTGGAAGAATGCCATCACTCCTTCAGTCAGTGCGATTGCCACATGCTCGAGTGCAGCATGTATTCCGATTAACCTTGCGGCTGTCAGAAAGATGGGTGTTCCGCAGGATATTGCTGAGACCATGATCCCGCTTGGGGCTAATACGCATAAAGATGGTTCTGTTCTTGGCGGAGTGTTTAAGATTGTTTTCCTGTTCAGCTTGTTTGGAAAAGACATGTCGAGCATGACAAGCATTCTAACCATTCTTGCTGTTTCATTCCTTGTTGGAGCTGTTATGGGGGCAATCCCTGGCGGCGGGATGATTGGCGAGATGCTGATTTTAAGCGTATTCGGGTTTCCGCCTGAAGTACTTCCGATCATCGCGGTCATCTCTACAATCATTGATGCACCGGCAACCCTTCTGAATTCAGCCGGCAATACGGTTTCGGCCATGATGGTCAGCCGATTTGTCGAGGGAAAGAATTGGCTGAAGGAATCATTAGCCTTGAAATAG
- a CDS encoding 6-bladed beta-propeller: MKRIKGIVLFLLLFSLWGGSSGFAESSYSFQQAWGNETDPANKFRTPVALAKDSSGNLYMADMGNHRIVKMDSSGKILGAFGSLGHSPGEFNMPFGIAIDREGNILVADTGNYRIQKFDSQFKFIKSWGTKGEGNNQFGFPREIAIDQQNNYYITDEFNHRIQKYNSEGQYLLTIGSYGKGDGQMALPQGIAINNSGEVYVADTYNNRIQVFDQNGSFKRKIGGLEPGLGSYQFYHPRGINFEPNSGALYVADTYNNRIMKFDASDRFLYTTGIFPNLVYPNQVLPDEDGDLFITDTGNNRIEVYKEIGLSISYKMTIGLGRYGDKQYAGPYDVQSDSKGNVFVSDSFNHRILKYNTNGSLVSKWGSMYGTGGPFGYGSYAGQFFVPRQIAVDRYDNVYVADSVNHRIQKFSNSGTFLAAYGSLGTLSGFFQFPSGVAVDSKGNIFVSDSENNRIQKFNSFFVYMKEWGRKGTGNGEFSQPMQLAIDSKDNVYAVDRINNRVQKFDNNGQFITKWGTNGGTGHLDPLENWGEEPGDLFLPTGIAIDEQNRVYVTDTSNNRMNVYDENGRFIEQFGSFSGEDGHFFSPQGLDIDSSGNIIVADGLLHKIQFFRKEN; encoded by the coding sequence ATGAAAAGGATAAAGGGGATAGTCCTGTTCCTCCTTCTATTTTCACTTTGGGGCGGAAGCAGCGGTTTTGCAGAATCTTCCTATAGCTTTCAGCAGGCCTGGGGAAATGAGACTGATCCCGCCAACAAGTTCAGGACGCCGGTAGCACTGGCCAAAGATAGCTCCGGTAATCTTTACATGGCAGATATGGGGAATCATCGTATAGTAAAAATGGATTCCTCCGGCAAAATCCTGGGTGCATTTGGATCCCTCGGCCATTCACCGGGAGAATTTAATATGCCTTTTGGCATTGCCATTGATCGAGAAGGGAACATTCTGGTTGCTGATACAGGCAACTACCGAATTCAGAAGTTTGATTCCCAATTCAAATTCATTAAGAGCTGGGGAACTAAAGGGGAAGGGAATAATCAATTTGGGTTTCCTAGAGAAATAGCGATAGATCAGCAGAACAATTATTACATTACAGATGAATTTAACCATCGCATTCAAAAATATAATTCCGAGGGACAGTATCTCCTTACGATTGGATCCTATGGAAAAGGCGATGGGCAGATGGCGCTTCCGCAAGGCATTGCCATAAACAATAGTGGCGAAGTTTATGTAGCGGATACGTACAACAATCGAATTCAAGTGTTCGATCAGAACGGCAGCTTCAAGCGAAAAATAGGCGGTCTTGAACCTGGATTAGGCTCTTATCAGTTTTACCATCCAAGGGGAATCAACTTTGAGCCTAATTCCGGAGCTTTATATGTAGCGGACACCTATAATAACCGAATCATGAAATTTGATGCCTCTGACCGTTTTCTCTATACAACTGGTATTTTTCCTAACTTAGTGTATCCGAATCAGGTCCTGCCGGATGAAGATGGAGATTTATTTATTACCGATACAGGCAATAACCGGATTGAAGTCTACAAGGAAATAGGATTGAGCATCTCGTATAAGATGACAATCGGATTAGGCAGGTATGGTGACAAACAATATGCAGGACCTTACGATGTTCAAAGCGATTCAAAGGGAAATGTGTTTGTTTCTGATTCCTTTAATCATAGAATCCTGAAGTATAATACAAACGGAAGTCTGGTAAGTAAATGGGGAAGTATGTACGGGACAGGCGGACCTTTTGGCTACGGCAGTTATGCAGGTCAATTTTTTGTGCCGAGACAAATAGCAGTTGACCGTTATGACAATGTATATGTGGCTGACTCAGTGAATCACCGCATTCAAAAGTTCTCCAATTCAGGAACCTTTCTGGCAGCCTACGGATCTTTAGGAACATTAAGCGGCTTTTTTCAATTCCCAAGCGGTGTGGCAGTTGACAGCAAAGGCAATATCTTTGTGTCAGACTCTGAAAATAACCGAATCCAAAAGTTTAATTCCTTTTTCGTGTATATGAAGGAATGGGGCAGAAAAGGGACTGGCAATGGCGAATTCTCTCAGCCGATGCAGCTGGCGATTGATTCTAAAGACAATGTGTACGCAGTGGACCGAATCAACAATCGTGTTCAGAAATTCGATAACAATGGCCAGTTTATTACGAAATGGGGAACAAACGGAGGAACCGGCCACCTGGATCCATTAGAGAATTGGGGCGAAGAACCGGGTGATTTGTTCCTGCCTACAGGCATTGCCATTGATGAACAGAACCGTGTGTATGTGACAGATACTTCCAACAACCGTATGAATGTCTATGATGAAAATGGCAGATTCATAGAGCAGTTTGGATCTTTCAGCGGTGAGGACGGACATTTCTTTTCACCTCAGGGTCTTGATATAGACAGCAGCGGGAATATCATTGTCGCTGACGGACTGCTCCATAAAATTCAGTTCTTTAGAAAAGAAAATTAA
- a CDS encoding MaoC family dehydratase, whose product MISYSVGQQASCSKTITETDFVMFAGLSGDFNPVHIDGEYAKKTRFKKRIAHGLLTSSLLSQLLGVHLPGKGSIYVEQTIRFKAPVFIGDTITAQGTVQEIDSERRILTLLTECFNQDGTLVLTGTAKMMVPEDGGVI is encoded by the coding sequence GTGATCAGTTATAGTGTCGGCCAGCAGGCCTCCTGCAGCAAAACCATTACAGAAACAGACTTTGTGATGTTTGCGGGGTTGAGCGGCGACTTTAACCCGGTACACATTGACGGAGAATACGCCAAAAAAACGAGATTTAAAAAGCGCATAGCCCATGGTCTCTTAACATCCAGTCTATTATCCCAGCTATTGGGTGTGCATTTGCCCGGAAAAGGATCCATTTATGTTGAACAGACCATCCGGTTTAAGGCGCCCGTTTTTATAGGCGATACGATTACCGCACAAGGAACGGTTCAGGAGATTGACAGCGAAAGGCGAATATTGACTTTGCTGACAGAATGCTTTAATCAGGATGGGACACTAGTTTTGACGGGCACAGCCAAGATGATGGTGCCTGAAGATGGAGGGGTAATCTGA